In a single window of the Palaemon carinicauda isolate YSFRI2023 chromosome 10, ASM3689809v2, whole genome shotgun sequence genome:
- the LOC137648085 gene encoding KRAB-A domain-containing protein 2-like, with protein MNSRAQVDLIDMQSQPDGNYRFIFNYQDHLTKMICLRALQTKTAKEVIKEVLAMWAECKLVHGKPRYSQSQGSVERANRDVEAILACWMKDNNTTQWSNGLRFVQWQKNTRFHSGIGRTPYEAMYGEKAHLGISPVNIPEEIMEGMETEEQLAEALCLVNEEDQK; from the exons ATGAATTCTCGAGCTCAG GTTGACTTGATTGATATGCAGAGTCAACCAGATGGGAACTATCGTTTCATTTTCAATTACCAGGATCACTTGACCAAGATGATATGCCTTCGAGCCCTACAGACTAAGACTGCCAAGGAG GTAATCAAGGAAGTTCTGGCTATGTGGGCAGAATGTAAGCTAGTTCATGGGAAACCAAGATATTCTCAATCACAGGGTTCCGTGGAACGAGCAAACAGAGATGTTGAAGCAATACTCGCTTGCTGGATGAAAGACAACAACACTACACAATggtcaaatggactgcgctttgttcagtggcagaaaaacactcgcttccattctggaattggcaggacaccttatgaagccatgtacggagaaaaggctcatcttggtatttctcctgtcaacataccagaagaaataatggaaggcaTGGAGACAGAGGAGCAGCTTGCAGAAGCACTTTGTTTAGTTAATGAAGAAGATCAAAAGTAG